A genomic stretch from Candidatus Zixiibacteriota bacterium includes:
- a CDS encoding Rid family hydrolase: MSRKLAHSDGPFASIIGFSLTDVIRTCMLLTRIDDRKEIAKVRGEYFKDIRPVDTVMQVRRIINREWLVEIEVDAVVDGA; encoded by the coding sequence ATGTCCCGTAAACTCGCCCACAGTGACGGCCCGTTCGCCTCAATCATCGGCTTTTCGCTTACTGATGTTATACGAACCTGCATGTTGCTCACTCGGATTGATGATCGGAAAGAGATCGCAAAGGTTCGAGGAGAATACTTCAAGGACATTCGCCCTGTAGACACCGTGATGCAAGTGAGGCGCATTATCAACCGGGAGTGGTTAGTTGAGATCGAAGTTGATGCCGTAGTTGACGGCGCATGA